ACCTAAGTATACCTATTCATTCagccaaaaaatttacaatcaagAGATAATGATTGTATACAAGTTGAGTGAACAAAATTTCTCAACTTCAAAAAAACCGAAGCAAGGGCATGCTCAAAAAACtgaccaattttttatttaataaagtttttatgttttagaatATAAAGATTCCAAACTTTTTATTTCCAAGTTGAATATCCATTTCCTtcctaaaaaattgtatataatttggataaaaataaaacatacgacttagataaatttaaacgaacttatttatttatttatttaataacagttACAGTAAAAATACTAAGCTATATGTACTAAATTTGAACTAAATAGAAAACCAGCTCGGAATACCTTTTCGATTTTTActcttttctaaaaatttcctATGATTTTCTTTAGTAACTTCTAAAGATTTCATTTCTTCTTTCCTCCTTTCTTCATCTTCAGATTCATTGGGGAAAAGGTCTGGaaacttgaaaatttccgtttttGGCTACAATCAAAATAATCCGCAATTAAAAGTTAGGatagattttattatatagaaaggaaattgttttttaaattataaatttaaaatcttaccAAAACTACATAAGcaatttttgtatcttcatCTTTCGTAACATATCCAGCTCTTGGATCTCGTTTAGTTTTTCCTAGTGCAATTCTTGTACGAACatcaacaatattttctatattataaattttttctaaataattttttacatcgaATTTGGTCATCTCCATTGAGCAAGCAAATTGAACAACATTTGGTGGCTGTTCATGTGTGGGTCTGATCAATTTCATCCAAAAATTTGGAAGAAAAACTCGAAGTTGTGGATTACCGCGTTGATACAAAGGATAcctaaatcaattataaattcattattactaataaaacaagtgaatttTAGTTAGTTCATTACCATCTTGtagacattttttacaattttaatttccaaaagATAAGTTAGACAACAATTTTAGGACTTCAAATGTTTGAGGTTAAGATATCTaggaatttcaaattaatttcaattttgtttaaatatttttagatatttctcTTAGAAATCGAAAtcataaaacttattaaatacaaaataaagttttttattttttttttcaaaatttaaatggtcTTAGGGAAAATAGGTTTGTTACTTTTACTTTGCtaaggtaaatttttatttaaataagaaagatttaaatatttaattgattgaGATTGGATCTTTTGCAGTTTAATGCTTCTTAGTCAGGAAATGTGACTAAGGAAAATGAAAAGATAATTTGTTtacgtttatattttaaaagaaagttaaaatttttaaatcgtaaatggaacaaattaaatgaaaactccGTATTTTGAGTTCTTGTTTCTTGATAGGGTTTTCTAAGATAATATATAAGATCTTAGGGTTTTCAATAATCGTCAAGTGAGGAATAGCAACTACACACATCTCAGGCATTTATCTATTGCTTTTCGAGacgtcaataaatttttagtttttaaataatattctataaggtaaaaaatctttaatattttatagaattaatcTTAATGGTTAAACGAAAATAtagtttttgcaaattttatttaatgcgaATGAAATTTCttgttatgtaataaattttgataggcTATGTATTGgataattctagaaaattttctaatataagtttattttttcgatagCTTTAGAAATGGGTAAGCACTTTGGAGAATTAGCTAAAGTTCGAGGTATCATCACATACAAATTATCTCCATTCGAACAAAAAGCATTCGCTGGTGTTGTATCACAAGGTCTACCTAATGTCTTTCGACGAGTACTAGCCAACGTATTGAGGGTGGCACCACGTGAGTATTGCAAatatgaatttcaaaatatataatttttatttttttaataatatttttgaactttttagcATTCGCCCTCGCTTATTTGGTATACGACTGGGGTGAAAAAGAACACGCCCGATTACAACGTAAAAATCCAGCCGATTATGCAAAcgatgtttaaattaaatttttaaatgttatttaatattttagtggAAGCGAATATAGTGTACATacatttaatgtaataaattataaaaaatttatcgaattgaGTTTTCGTTTTCTATGCCCATAACTAGATATTTGACGCGTTGACACGCAACACCTTTCAATCATTAAGAAATGCGGCTGcaatttaattagtaataattttgtacttAGTCCAATGGTTAAAGTTCCAACAAACCAAAACTTGAGTTTCTAAGCACCATATTTCAAGAACGCTCGAGCTaagaactaaaaatattttggtaaaaaaaaatcaatgtcaAATCTTAGGTAATTTTCAACGAATTATGCGATTGCCTTGAATCTTATCTCTTAACTTCAACtttgattttcaaattcaaagtaACGAACACTAGTTCAACACATATCTTAACGTAAAATTTCTCGCTCATTCTGAAGCTTCAAAAGCCAAAGTTGAACTCAAAATGACAAGGAGGTTGATGATGAAAGAAGTTGTATGTCatcattggaaaatttttttgaccgaGGTTCCTAGCAGTGGGAACTTTTTCCTAACCCTGTATCAGTTGATTCAAAAAGTAAGATTTTGGATGTAATTATATCACGAAAATGTACAAAGCGAAATTTGATTACACTGGTCAACACATATTTTATACCCGAAACAAGAGTATactttttgaaaggtttttggCGTGCTGAATACGAATCTGAGTGCAAAATTGCTTCACAAAAccacattttttgagaaattcgcTATACTATAATAAGTATCATATGATTTCTCGAAGAGCAAAAGAAATAAGGATaagattcaaaaagtatttcaaaggAAGAGGGAAGTATATTGATGGTTTCCAATTTCCATATGAGAAAAGAATTACATAGTGATGTTACGGAATTTCGAATCTAACCGAAAAACGGACTTTTCTCTTGTctaggtaaaaatatttcgaaaaccttatGTATTAGAAAAATTCTGAAGTCGAATTCGaatttaaaactcaaaaaactATGCAAAATATTCTATCACATCaatggtacaaaaaaaaatcaaattttgtttaccagtgttatcatattataatattctgtTATCATATATCCGCTGAGGGGCAGCTGCCCCctcttaatatcaaaaaaaattaaatcaaatgccAGTCATTTATTGCCCGACATATGATTCCAGCTCAAAATTGCCTTCTCATTCTCTCGATTTTCATTTAATCTAAGTATTTTGAtggaagttaatgtaatttatttaaaattttcctaaatagTGTATTTGTTGAGCGCTGTCAATAATTACCAAATTTTAAGATGAAGAGAGAGTGAAATGGCTtcttaatttttgattgattttttcttttttgaccAAATACTATTATGAAACGGAGCGACAGGTCCAGCtcttttataaaagaataataataactttattacCTTCATAATTACCTTTATCATTGACCTAAATACGTCATATACAGTTTTTACTGTAATTATGTAATCGAATAACAACTAAAGGAATAGAAacgaataatttttctttctttcaaaAACAGCCATTCTCCATAAAAGATTTCGATCGAACCTTTTAAAATTCAGgtgtaagtttataaaaaaacattcgtatattttgtataataatttcataaaatatttttaaatgtttattaattataagattttttaaatgaatttcataaaaataatttaaatagttgatAAGTGTGACAAAGTCAGCCatattaattaatcatacaAGAACAAATTAATTGCGTTTGTTAATTTTATCTGTCAATTTTGttcttgtaattaatatttgtgaaaattcaCAAATCAGGTAAactattcaataaaattcaattaaattaaatttaacaacataatttaataaaattatttatttaaagtgaaCAAATGACGTTGAAAGACAATAtcattatggaaaataaaatcaCGGAAAAAGAAATGGTTGACCCTGGAGCTACATCAGAACGAGAGGAAGGTGAAATTAGTGATCTTGATTTAGAAGATGTGTCTGATTGTTCATTAAGCTCAAATAAGTCATACCACAAAGGCTATCAAAAATCAAGACAAGCACGTGATACGCTATATTTTAGTTGTGTAAGTGAAAATGATTCGGATTCTGATGTTATTCCAAGCTCGTTAGGATGTACCCAATGTCGGTCATACAATTGTGATGGTTTTCAATgtgcatataaactttcacatCGTAATCATCATGGGAAACGACGTcgctataaatataaatgcgGTAAATCTAAATCACGCGTTGTAATACTCTCATGTGACTCAAATTCTGATAAAGAAATTATTCAATCAAATACACCACATAGAATATCTTCTAGTGATTCAGAAGATGAATCGGTTGATCGATcacttttagtaaa
The Chrysoperla carnea chromosome 4, inChrCarn1.1, whole genome shotgun sequence genome window above contains:
- the LOC123299147 gene encoding probable 39S ribosomal protein L23, mitochondrial, which codes for MSTRWYPLYQRGNPQLRVFLPNFWMKLIRPTHEQPPNVVQFACSMEMTKFDVKNYLEKIYNIENIVDVRTRIALGKTKRDPRAGYVTKDEDTKIAYVVLPKTEIFKFPDLFPNESEDEERRKEEMKSLEVTKENHRKFLEKSKNRKGIPSWFSI
- the LOC123299148 gene encoding cytochrome b-c1 complex subunit 8, which gives rise to MGKHFGELAKVRGIITYKLSPFEQKAFAGVVSQGLPNVFRRVLANVLRVAPPFALAYLVYDWGEKEHARLQRKNPADYANDV